A portion of the Juglans microcarpa x Juglans regia isolate MS1-56 chromosome 1D, Jm3101_v1.0, whole genome shotgun sequence genome contains these proteins:
- the LOC121236897 gene encoding uncharacterized protein LOC121236897, whose translation MDRQVLAPTPEDVTKTNKAEKEPNEVTPELKKPMSAEVETSKRYQLVVPYPQRLTAGQKNKYHTENQEIFKQMKISIPLLDAIQEVPLYVKFLNDLCIMNRKLNVKKKALLTGQVSTLILSGTPQKLRDLDSPNISIMIGESRIKRALLGLGSNQPVSTIYHVPIILGRPFLATSNALINCQSGVLKFTLEMNVFNACKMPSGCDDSEVHAVDIVYDFDVSELLSVFDSESAFEDDFSEQSNALVETLMRPIFEALDLLAVMKSSEEEVSTLDLKPLPEDLKYIFLGQVEGTFPIVISSQLTFRSDRLRQHRGEIGWTIADIKGIDPSICTHNIFLEGDVKLVRNAQRRLNPTMKEVMKEEVLKLLVVGIIYPISYSKWHCMMNIFNDLLDDICEAFMDDFSVFDFSSIAKPLSTLLQNDTAFVWTDECQHVFETLKKHLTVVPVMQSPRWDLAFEVMTDASDFTLGSVLGQRVGNKHSVIYYANRTLNDA comes from the exons ATGGACAGACAGGTACTTGCTCCTACACCTGAAGATGTAACAAAAACTAATaaagctgaaaaagaaccaAACGAAGTGACACCAGAGTTAAAGAAGCCTATGAGTGCAGAGGTCGAAACTAGTAAGAGATACCAACTTGTGGTTCCTTACCCTCAAAGATTGACAGCTGGCCAAAAAAACAAATACCATACTGAGAATCAAGAAATCTTCAAGCAAATGAAGATTAGCATTCCACTTTTAGATGCCATACAAGAAGTTCCCTTGTATGTAAAGTTTCTGAATGACTTATGCATAATGAATaggaagctgaatgtaaagaagaaagctttACTAACAGGGCAAGTCAGTACATTGATATTGAGTGGGACTCCTCAGAAGCTCAGAGATCTCGACTCTCCCAATATTTCCATTATGATTGGTGAGTCACGCATTAAGAGAGCTTTACTTGGTTTGGGGAGCAAT caGCCAGTCTCCACTATTTACCATGTGCCTATCATCCTTGGACGCCCATTCCTTGCTACTTCCAATGCACTGATCAATTGTCAAAGTGGAGTACTGAAGTTCACATTGGAGATGAATGTGTTCAATGCTTGTAAGATGCCTAGTGGATGCGACGATTCAGAGGTGCATGCAGTTGATATAGTATATGATTTTGATGTTTCGGAGTTGTTATCGGTATTTGATTCTGAGAGTGCATTTGAGGATGACTTTTCCGAGCAATCCAACGCTCTTGTTGAGACA TTGATGAGGCCAATCTTTGAAGCTCTTGATTTACTGGCAGTCATGAAGTCATCAGAAGAAGAAGTCTCAACATTGGACTTGAAGCCACTACCCGAGGACTTGAAGTATATTTTTCTGGGCCAAGTTGAGGGCACATTTCCGATAGTCATTTCTTCTCAGCTTACTTTTAGGAGCGATAGGCTGAGACAACATCGAGGAGAGATAGGATGGACTATTGCCGACATCAAGGGTATTGACCCTTCAATCTgtacccacaacatttttctgGAAGGAGATGTGAAACTAGTTCGTAATGCACAGCGGAGGTTGAATCCCACCATGAAGGAGGTGATGAAGGAAGAGGTGCTGAAATTGTTAGTTGTGGGCATTATCTATCCTATCTCCTATAGCAAGTGG CACTGTATGATGAACATTTTTAATGACTTGCTTGATGACATTTGTGAGGcttttatggatgatttttctgTGTTTG ACTTTAGTAGTATTGCAAAACCATTGAGTACTTTGTTGCAAAATGATACTGCTTTTGTTTGGACTGATGAGTGCCAGCATGTTTTTGAGACCTTGAAGAAACACTTAACAGTTGTTCCTGTTATGCAATCTCCTCGGTGGGACTTGGCGTTTGAAGTTATGACTGACGCTAGTGATTTCACTCTTGGTTCCGTTCTTGGCCAAAGAGTGGGCAACAAGCATTCAGTCATTTATTATGCAAATCGTACTTTGAATGAtgcatag